The proteins below are encoded in one region of Pseudomonas ekonensis:
- a CDS encoding ShlB/FhaC/HecB family hemolysin secretion/activation protein, with amino-acid sequence MRIMASLLFLGLSCTALADTLPSFLNSNETIRNLPVPNLPADAYRPSAAPLQVPEPGAAAAQPLMMGTKLHLKTVQIEGGTLYPLNELAAIYQPLIGRESSLADLIEATRSITRRYQQDGYLLSYAFLPQQTFDDGVARVVLVEGYVRDVQVQGDIGRVKALLDRLAAKIQAERPLTRKTFERYTTLMTRIPGVTLQAQVPPPGTTDGATTLLAQASRKPFTSTLSTTEDNRNGTQALLGVSSNSQTSMGEQLTLSGLFPPGDDHEHYYRADYSQFIDDEGSQLNLSASRYRADPGTNVLLANGLQLKPHRENDRYSFGFSLPLIASPNELLTAGSRLYAVNDKTRYKVIGYPLSVEERTDIRALAFESDWRKADARQLRILSGGVYQGFDSMGAHTNNDAIDLSFFRLRLSGVQSDKFLDNWQGVASAALYWSDDTLPDSERAVFGGQNFGRGYPDDQASGDKGWGVAYEINYSFNREGNWVRILQPYVVLDRSRSWFNRLPVQANSLSSAALGLRFGDAKYYNIALEAAKPMSDEALDTFNRRMRYSISFSYQL; translated from the coding sequence ATGCGCATCATGGCGTCCTTGCTGTTTCTCGGTCTCAGTTGCACGGCCCTCGCCGACACCCTGCCCAGCTTCCTCAACAGCAACGAAACCATCCGCAACCTGCCGGTGCCCAACCTGCCGGCCGACGCCTACCGCCCCAGCGCCGCGCCGTTGCAGGTGCCCGAGCCTGGCGCCGCGGCTGCGCAACCGTTGATGATGGGCACAAAGCTCCATTTGAAGACCGTGCAGATCGAAGGCGGCACGCTCTACCCGCTGAACGAACTGGCGGCCATCTACCAGCCCCTGATCGGCCGCGAATCCAGCCTGGCCGACCTGATCGAAGCGACCCGCAGCATCACCCGCCGCTACCAGCAGGACGGCTACCTGCTGTCCTACGCCTTCCTGCCGCAGCAGACCTTCGACGACGGCGTGGCGCGGGTGGTGCTGGTGGAAGGCTACGTGCGCGACGTGCAGGTGCAGGGCGACATCGGCCGGGTCAAGGCCCTGCTCGACCGGCTGGCGGCCAAGATCCAGGCCGAGCGCCCGCTGACCCGCAAGACCTTCGAACGCTACACCACCCTGATGACCCGCATCCCCGGCGTCACCCTGCAGGCCCAGGTGCCTCCGCCCGGCACCACCGACGGCGCCACCACGCTGCTGGCCCAGGCCAGCCGCAAGCCGTTCACCAGCACCCTGAGCACCACCGAGGACAACCGCAACGGCACCCAGGCCCTGCTCGGCGTCAGCAGCAACTCGCAGACCTCGATGGGCGAACAGCTGACCCTCAGCGGCCTGTTTCCGCCGGGGGACGACCACGAGCATTACTACCGCGCGGACTACAGCCAGTTCATCGACGACGAAGGCTCGCAACTGAACCTGTCCGCCTCGCGCTACCGCGCCGACCCCGGCACCAACGTGCTGCTGGCCAACGGCCTGCAACTCAAGCCGCACCGCGAGAACGACCGCTACTCCTTCGGCTTCAGCCTGCCGCTGATCGCTTCGCCCAACGAACTGCTGACCGCCGGCTCGCGCCTGTACGCGGTCAACGACAAGACCCGCTACAAGGTCATCGGCTACCCGCTGAGCGTCGAAGAACGCACCGACATCCGCGCCCTCGCCTTCGAAAGCGACTGGCGCAAGGCCGACGCCCGGCAACTGCGGATCCTCAGCGGCGGCGTCTACCAGGGCTTCGACAGCATGGGCGCCCACACCAACAACGACGCCATCGACCTGAGCTTCTTCCGCCTGCGGCTGTCCGGGGTGCAGAGCGACAAGTTCCTCGACAACTGGCAGGGCGTGGCGTCGGCGGCGCTGTACTGGAGCGACGACACCTTGCCCGACAGCGAACGGGCGGTGTTCGGCGGCCAGAACTTCGGCCGCGGCTACCCCGACGACCAGGCCTCCGGCGACAAGGGCTGGGGCGTGGCCTACGAGATCAACTACAGCTTCAACCGCGAGGGCAACTGGGTGCGCATCCTGCAGCCGTACGTGGTGCTGGACCGCTCGCGCAGCTGGTTCAACCGCTTGCCGGTGCAGGCCAACAGCCTGTCGTCGGCGGCGCTCGGGCTCAGGTTCGGCGACGCGAAGTACTACAACATCGCCCTGGAGGCAGCCAAGCCGATGTCGGACGAGGCGCTGGACACCTTCAACCGGCGGATGCGGTACAGCATCAGTTTCAGTTATCAGCTGTAG
- a CDS encoding Flp family type IVb pilin, translating into MFLEYLMMRVRLFLARTDAASAIEYAIVVAMVAVVVVVFVTPVGGRVLAIFNNILVALGGAAQTAPVQTP; encoded by the coding sequence ATGTTTCTTGAATACCTGATGATGCGTGTGCGTCTGTTTCTGGCCCGCACCGATGCGGCGTCGGCCATCGAGTACGCGATTGTCGTGGCGATGGTGGCGGTGGTGGTCGTGGTGTTCGTGACCCCCGTGGGGGGCCGGGTGCTGGCGATCTTCAACAACATCCTGGTGGCGCTGGGCGGCGCGGCACAGACCGCTCCGGTGCAGACGCCGTAG
- a CDS encoding Flp family type IVb pilin, producing the protein MIIDYLVARALLFFKKDDGASAIEYAIVVAMVAVVVVVFVTPVGARVLGIFNAVLTSLGGAAVTRPTIP; encoded by the coding sequence ATGATCATTGATTATCTGGTGGCCCGGGCCCTGCTGTTCTTCAAGAAGGACGACGGCGCGTCGGCGATCGAGTACGCCATTGTGGTGGCGATGGTGGCGGTCGTCGTCGTGGTGTTCGTGACCCCGGTCGGCGCCAGGGTGCTGGGCATCTTCAACGCTGTCCTGACGTCCCTCGGCGGCGCTGCGGTGACCCGTCCGACGATCCCTTGA
- a CDS encoding response regulator, protein MTASSLPRQQLLLVDDEEDALLELAELLEGEGFVCHTATSVKLALHHLTRHPDIALVITDLRMPEESGMSLIRRLREHTSREHLPVIVTSGHADMEDVSDMLRLQVLDLFRKPIYHVRLLETLDNLFPKPKVNVS, encoded by the coding sequence ATGACTGCTTCCTCTTTGCCGCGCCAACAGTTGCTTCTGGTTGACGATGAGGAGGACGCGTTGCTGGAACTGGCGGAACTGCTGGAGGGCGAGGGGTTTGTCTGCCACACCGCGACGTCGGTGAAGCTGGCCCTGCACCACCTGACCCGGCATCCCGACATCGCCTTGGTGATCACCGACCTGCGGATGCCGGAGGAGAGCGGCATGTCGCTGATCCGGCGGCTGCGCGAGCATACGTCCCGCGAGCATTTGCCGGTGATCGTGACGTCGGGGCATGCGGACATGGAGGATGTCAGCGACATGTTGCGGTTGCAGGTGCTGGATCTGTTTCGCAAGCCGATCTATCACGTGAGGTTGTTGGAGACGTTGGATAATTTGTTTCCTAAGCCGAAGGTGAATGTGTCTTGA
- a CDS encoding collagen-like triple helix repeat-containing protein, which yields MNNQAWCKTATALALILSLGLAGCSSGGGGHHSSSGSASSDGAAAGTSGTGSTGGSTGTGGSTGSGDTAGTGGTGGTGGTGGTGGTGGTGGTDPTNPTNPTDPTGPTNPSTPQALVTSTLVQDVGSTLSGVGSGVGQVGDALSGLPVAGGVVQSFATTAGNVVSTLGDGVANGLGKLGTTDNGLGVTASAVGGVVQDAGNGVSDLSGKLAGATGSIPVVGGVVTKVAPVLDGVGEKVTMLGDTLSTATTSGPLGSATQQVSKQLVPVIAMVESTTDKLGSATGLGAPLNGVLQKVGGAVDGLGDNVSGAGSGNALTGTVGGALSNVGTTVAKAGGLTDNGTGGSTGGIGGGLGGTGLLQTVGGAAVNVGGGAAAGNGSLTAPGGVVASVGNVVASVNTALGGSGTPITSPTTPLATLGTNVGSGLAPVTTAVTSLTQNVGAATGVGSPVASLTGQVGATVGNVGGAIAGTGSNPVVTAVGNTVTAVGGTVSAVGGLVNGGTGSTGGGLGGALGGLTGALGGTQR from the coding sequence ATGAACAATCAAGCGTGGTGCAAAACAGCGACAGCTCTGGCATTGATCCTCTCCCTCGGCCTCGCCGGCTGCAGCAGCGGCGGTGGCGGCCATCACAGCAGCTCCGGCAGTGCCTCGTCCGACGGTGCCGCCGCCGGCACCAGCGGCACCGGCAGCACAGGCGGCTCGACCGGAACCGGCGGCTCCACCGGCAGCGGCGACACCGCCGGCACCGGAGGAACCGGTGGTACGGGGGGCACCGGCGGTACGGGTGGAACAGGAGGTACCGGCGGCACCGATCCGACCAACCCCACCAACCCGACAGACCCGACCGGCCCGACCAATCCCTCCACCCCTCAAGCACTGGTGACCAGCACCCTGGTGCAGGACGTGGGCAGCACCCTGTCCGGCGTCGGCAGCGGCGTCGGCCAGGTCGGCGATGCGCTCAGCGGCCTGCCGGTGGCCGGCGGCGTCGTGCAGAGTTTCGCCACCACCGCCGGCAATGTGGTGAGCACCCTGGGTGACGGCGTGGCCAACGGCCTCGGCAAGCTGGGCACCACGGACAACGGCCTGGGCGTGACCGCCTCGGCGGTCGGCGGCGTGGTGCAGGATGCGGGCAACGGCGTGTCCGACCTGAGCGGCAAACTGGCCGGCGCCACCGGCAGCATTCCGGTGGTCGGCGGCGTGGTCACCAAAGTCGCGCCGGTGCTCGACGGCGTCGGCGAAAAAGTCACCATGCTCGGCGACACCCTGAGCACCGCCACCACCAGCGGCCCGCTCGGTTCGGCCACCCAACAGGTGAGCAAGCAACTGGTGCCGGTGATCGCCATGGTCGAAAGCACCACCGACAAGCTGGGCAGCGCCACAGGGCTGGGCGCGCCCCTCAACGGTGTGCTGCAGAAAGTCGGCGGCGCCGTCGACGGCCTGGGCGACAACGTCAGCGGGGCCGGCAGCGGCAATGCGCTGACCGGCACGGTGGGCGGCGCCTTGAGCAACGTCGGCACCACGGTCGCCAAGGCCGGCGGGCTGACCGACAACGGCACCGGCGGCTCGACCGGCGGCATCGGCGGCGGCCTGGGCGGCACCGGCCTGCTGCAGACGGTCGGCGGCGCGGCGGTCAACGTCGGCGGCGGGGCGGCGGCCGGCAACGGCAGCCTGACGGCGCCCGGCGGTGTCGTGGCCTCGGTCGGCAACGTGGTGGCCTCGGTCAACACCGCGCTCGGCGGTTCGGGCACCCCGATCACCAGTCCCACCACACCGCTGGCGACCCTCGGCACCAACGTGGGCAGCGGACTGGCCCCGGTCACCACGGCCGTCACCAGCCTGACCCAGAACGTCGGCGCCGCCACCGGCGTCGGCAGCCCCGTGGCCAGCCTCACCGGCCAGGTCGGCGCCACCGTCGGCAATGTGGGCGGCGCCATCGCCGGCACCGGCAGCAACCCTGTCGTCACCGCCGTCGGCAACACCGTGACCGCCGTGGGCGGCACCGTCTCCGCCGTCGGCGGCCTGGTCAACGGCGGCACCGGCAGCACCGGCGGCGGGCTGGGCGGCGCCCTCGGCGGCCTCACCGGCGCGCTGGGCGGCACCCAACGCTGA